Proteins encoded within one genomic window of Triticum aestivum cultivar Chinese Spring chromosome 2D, IWGSC CS RefSeq v2.1, whole genome shotgun sequence:
- the LOC123051442 gene encoding ACT domain-containing protein ACR2 isoform X3, whose translation MVYGRYGLKENPTVVVYVFHVRDQEGNKVYSKKAINYIEQAICTRDSPRFTVTRSNELASRPDVAAHYTGIEMIGHNRPGIFSEISAVLAEQGCNVMEAHAWSHKDSLACVAFVSDESTSSPINDPNRLASIQDHLGTVLGPDTMDEDGRSARAHMLGADGLTSHPDRRLHQLMFSSKDFDGHPGKACTAFPMLSLDGYKKGRRTVVSVDRCNEKGYSVVNVECVDRPKLMFDTVCTLTDMQFNVFHASVSSRGPFACQEYYIRHRDGHILDTADERCLVVKGVKAAVERRTCEGVKLELCTENNAGLLSYITRVLRENGLTVRQADIAMEGNKMKNTFYVQGISDNKIDMDVVESVRRELDPLPFQVKDDALLSPGQLEGEPAAERNVFCILGLLRSKIESLSWFHLLRDDTSFWYLKSWNINSDQWEDMR comes from the exons ATGGTTTATGGACGGTATGGCCTGAAGGAAAATCCAACTGTAGTAGTTTATG TTTTCCATGTGAGAGATCAGGAAGGAAACAAGGTTTACAGCAAGAAGGCCATAAACTATATAGAGCAg GCAATATGTACTAGAGATTCTCCGAGGTTCACAGTGACGAGATCGAATGAGCTTGCGTCCAGACCTGATGTTGCCGCGCACTATACAGGAATTGAGATGATTGGCCACAACCGGCCTGGAATTTTCTCCGAGATATCTGCTGTTCTTGCTGAGCAGGGGTGTAATGTTATGGAAGCGCATGCTTGGAGCCATAAGGACAGCTTAGCCTGTGTTGCATTTGTGTCTGATGAATCAACATCATCCCCCATCAATGATCCGAACCGCTTAGCCTCTATTCAGGACCATCTTGGTACTGTTCTTGGACCTGACACAATGGATGAAGATGGGCGTAGTGCAAGAGCTCATATGCTTGGGGCTGATGGCCTGACAAGTCATCCTGATCGTCGGTTGCACCAGCTAATGTTTTCTAGTAAAGATTTTGATGGACATCCAGGAAAGGCATGTACTGCCTTCCCAATGCTTAGTTTGGATGGTTACAAAAAGGGCAGGAGGACAGTGGTCTCTGTTGATCGGTGCAATGAGAAAGGATACTCAGTTGTAAATGTGGAATGTGTCGACCGGCCAAAGCTGATGTTTGACACTGTGTGCACGCTTACGGACATGCAGTTCAATGTCTTCCATGCCTCAGTTTCCTCCCGTGGGCCTTTTGCCTGTCAG GAATACTACATCAGGCACAGGGATGGACATATTCTAGACACTGCAGATGAAAGATGCCTGGTTGTGAAAGGTGTGAAAGCTGCAGTCGAGCGTCGAACTTGTGAG GGTGTGAAGCTGGAGCTATGCACGGAGAACAACGCTGGTCTCCTCTCTTACATCACTAGGGTCCTCCGGGAGAACGGGTTAACCGTTAGACAGGCTGACATCGCGATGGAAGGCAACAAGATGAAGAACACGTTCTACGTGCAAGGCATCTCAGACAACAAGATAGACATGGATGTCGTCGAGTCTGTCAGGAGGGAGCTAGATCCCCTGCCCTTCCAGGTGAAGGATGATGCGCTTCTGTCCCCGGGGCAGCTGGAAGGCGAACCAGCGGCTGAGAGAAACGTCTTCTGCATCCTTGGCCTGCTGAGGTCGAAGATAGAGAGCCTGTCATGGTTTCATCTCCTCCGG GATGACACATCATTTTGGTACTTGAAGAGTTGGAATATCAATTCGGATCAATGGGAAGACATGCGTTGA
- the LOC123051442 gene encoding ACT domain-containing protein ACR2 isoform X1 has translation MRRMDVCCAYFDPDYENLNERIYGTRVNVDNESCGKCTIVNVNSRNDHDLLLEVLQVLIGLELSIAKCYISSDGGWFMDVFHVRDQEGNKVYSKKAINYIEQAICTRDSPRFTVTRSNELASRPDVAAHYTGIEMIGHNRPGIFSEISAVLAEQGCNVMEAHAWSHKDSLACVAFVSDESTSSPINDPNRLASIQDHLGTVLGPDTMDEDGRSARAHMLGADGLTSHPDRRLHQLMFSSKDFDGHPGKACTAFPMLSLDGYKKGRRTVVSVDRCNEKGYSVVNVECVDRPKLMFDTVCTLTDMQFNVFHASVSSRGPFACQEYYIRHRDGHILDTADERCLVVKGVKAAVERRTCEGVKLELCTENNAGLLSYITRVLRENGLTVRQADIAMEGNKMKNTFYVQGISDNKIDMDVVESVRRELDPLPFQVKDDALLSPGQLEGEPAAERNVFCILGLLRSKIESLSWFHLLRDDTSFWYLKSWNINSDQWEDMR, from the exons ATGAGGAGAATGGATGTTTGCTGTGCCTACTTCGACCCGGATTATGAGAACCTCAACGAGAGGATTTATGGGACAAG GGTTAATGTGGACAACGAGTCATGTGGTAAATGTACTATTGTTAAC GTAAACAGTCGAAATGACCATGACCTCCTACTTGAAGTGCTCCAAGTTTTGATTGGCCTCGAGCTGTCGATCGCAAAATGTTACATATCATCTGACGGCGGATGGTTTATGGACG TTTTCCATGTGAGAGATCAGGAAGGAAACAAGGTTTACAGCAAGAAGGCCATAAACTATATAGAGCAg GCAATATGTACTAGAGATTCTCCGAGGTTCACAGTGACGAGATCGAATGAGCTTGCGTCCAGACCTGATGTTGCCGCGCACTATACAGGAATTGAGATGATTGGCCACAACCGGCCTGGAATTTTCTCCGAGATATCTGCTGTTCTTGCTGAGCAGGGGTGTAATGTTATGGAAGCGCATGCTTGGAGCCATAAGGACAGCTTAGCCTGTGTTGCATTTGTGTCTGATGAATCAACATCATCCCCCATCAATGATCCGAACCGCTTAGCCTCTATTCAGGACCATCTTGGTACTGTTCTTGGACCTGACACAATGGATGAAGATGGGCGTAGTGCAAGAGCTCATATGCTTGGGGCTGATGGCCTGACAAGTCATCCTGATCGTCGGTTGCACCAGCTAATGTTTTCTAGTAAAGATTTTGATGGACATCCAGGAAAGGCATGTACTGCCTTCCCAATGCTTAGTTTGGATGGTTACAAAAAGGGCAGGAGGACAGTGGTCTCTGTTGATCGGTGCAATGAGAAAGGATACTCAGTTGTAAATGTGGAATGTGTCGACCGGCCAAAGCTGATGTTTGACACTGTGTGCACGCTTACGGACATGCAGTTCAATGTCTTCCATGCCTCAGTTTCCTCCCGTGGGCCTTTTGCCTGTCAG GAATACTACATCAGGCACAGGGATGGACATATTCTAGACACTGCAGATGAAAGATGCCTGGTTGTGAAAGGTGTGAAAGCTGCAGTCGAGCGTCGAACTTGTGAG GGTGTGAAGCTGGAGCTATGCACGGAGAACAACGCTGGTCTCCTCTCTTACATCACTAGGGTCCTCCGGGAGAACGGGTTAACCGTTAGACAGGCTGACATCGCGATGGAAGGCAACAAGATGAAGAACACGTTCTACGTGCAAGGCATCTCAGACAACAAGATAGACATGGATGTCGTCGAGTCTGTCAGGAGGGAGCTAGATCCCCTGCCCTTCCAGGTGAAGGATGATGCGCTTCTGTCCCCGGGGCAGCTGGAAGGCGAACCAGCGGCTGAGAGAAACGTCTTCTGCATCCTTGGCCTGCTGAGGTCGAAGATAGAGAGCCTGTCATGGTTTCATCTCCTCCGG GATGACACATCATTTTGGTACTTGAAGAGTTGGAATATCAATTCGGATCAATGGGAAGACATGCGTTGA
- the LOC123051442 gene encoding ACT domain-containing protein ACR2 isoform X2: MYNMGHHICYVLYGSKFMFQKVRHPCLKLILPRSANLHINTKGSLANEVNIHFNVSTSLPGLPYLIGYFICGEPQPKTLNECNFPCERSGRKQGLQQEGHKLYRAGIEMIGHNRPGIFSEISAVLAEQGCNVMEAHAWSHKDSLACVAFVSDESTSSPINDPNRLASIQDHLGTVLGPDTMDEDGRSARAHMLGADGLTSHPDRRLHQLMFSSKDFDGHPGKACTAFPMLSLDGYKKGRRTVVSVDRCNEKGYSVVNVECVDRPKLMFDTVCTLTDMQFNVFHASVSSRGPFACQEYYIRHRDGHILDTADERCLVVKGVKAAVERRTCEGVKLELCTENNAGLLSYITRVLRENGLTVRQADIAMEGNKMKNTFYVQGISDNKIDMDVVESVRRELDPLPFQVKDDALLSPGQLEGEPAAERNVFCILGLLRSKIESLSWFHLLRDDTSFWYLKSWNINSDQWEDMR, translated from the exons ATGTATAATATGGGTCATCACATTTGTTATGTATTGTATGGCTCCAAATTTATGTTTCAAAAAGTTCGCCATCCATGTCTGAAACTAATATTACCGAGATCAGCAAACTTGCATATAAACACAAAAGGTAGTCTGGCTAATGAGGTGAACATTCATTTCAATGTTTCCACTTCTCTCCCCGGTCTTCCATATCTCATTGGATATTTTATTTGTGGAGAACCTCAACCCAAAACTCTGAACGAATGCAA TTTTCCATGTGAGAGATCAGGAAGGAAACAAGGTTTACAGCAAGAAGGCCATAAACTATATAGAGCAg GAATTGAGATGATTGGCCACAACCGGCCTGGAATTTTCTCCGAGATATCTGCTGTTCTTGCTGAGCAGGGGTGTAATGTTATGGAAGCGCATGCTTGGAGCCATAAGGACAGCTTAGCCTGTGTTGCATTTGTGTCTGATGAATCAACATCATCCCCCATCAATGATCCGAACCGCTTAGCCTCTATTCAGGACCATCTTGGTACTGTTCTTGGACCTGACACAATGGATGAAGATGGGCGTAGTGCAAGAGCTCATATGCTTGGGGCTGATGGCCTGACAAGTCATCCTGATCGTCGGTTGCACCAGCTAATGTTTTCTAGTAAAGATTTTGATGGACATCCAGGAAAGGCATGTACTGCCTTCCCAATGCTTAGTTTGGATGGTTACAAAAAGGGCAGGAGGACAGTGGTCTCTGTTGATCGGTGCAATGAGAAAGGATACTCAGTTGTAAATGTGGAATGTGTCGACCGGCCAAAGCTGATGTTTGACACTGTGTGCACGCTTACGGACATGCAGTTCAATGTCTTCCATGCCTCAGTTTCCTCCCGTGGGCCTTTTGCCTGTCAG GAATACTACATCAGGCACAGGGATGGACATATTCTAGACACTGCAGATGAAAGATGCCTGGTTGTGAAAGGTGTGAAAGCTGCAGTCGAGCGTCGAACTTGTGAG GGTGTGAAGCTGGAGCTATGCACGGAGAACAACGCTGGTCTCCTCTCTTACATCACTAGGGTCCTCCGGGAGAACGGGTTAACCGTTAGACAGGCTGACATCGCGATGGAAGGCAACAAGATGAAGAACACGTTCTACGTGCAAGGCATCTCAGACAACAAGATAGACATGGATGTCGTCGAGTCTGTCAGGAGGGAGCTAGATCCCCTGCCCTTCCAGGTGAAGGATGATGCGCTTCTGTCCCCGGGGCAGCTGGAAGGCGAACCAGCGGCTGAGAGAAACGTCTTCTGCATCCTTGGCCTGCTGAGGTCGAAGATAGAGAGCCTGTCATGGTTTCATCTCCTCCGG GATGACACATCATTTTGGTACTTGAAGAGTTGGAATATCAATTCGGATCAATGGGAAGACATGCGTTGA